The nucleotide window GggcaaatatcatttttgaataAATTCAAGAATAGAATTAGCCTAATGTCCTCTTAAGTCAGGCCACATGGGGCGGTTTAATGTGAATTCACTTCCATTGGTGAAAATACTGTGAAACCAACTTTATTGATTAGAATTCAATCTGAATTGTAACCCTTGCTTTTTCCCCACACTGTCACCTCCCCAAAGTGGTTTCACTGAAGACACTCTCTTGAAGTACACTGAAGTACACTTCTTTCTTAGTATTCAGTCATATTTCAACATGGGGATGAACCCACTTCAATTTAGTTCAAACTGTCTACCCCAAGTAATCCAATATAATCAAGCCCTGGTCCCTGCGCCCCTCTGTCTGAAGCCATGCCCCCACTATTGATTTATGCCCCTCTGAAGTCGCTCTTCTCCAAGGCTGTCATGTTCGCCCATCAGTCAGCCTCTGCCTCATGGGCAGGAAAGGATTTCAGTGATTTACTGGGATGTCATTACTTATAGGCAGGTGACACAGCAAActctgcagctctctctctctctctctactcgcTCACTAGCTCTCTGTGAATGCAACGAGCTGTCACTATCCCGGGTACTCCTACCTGTGCATCCGTAATGaatttttaaaacaaatgtaCCCCTAATGGTGAGAAACGCCCTGAGCTAAATGTGAAGCATATGTGGATTAATAAcctttctctgctctctgtgCACCAGACTATTTTTTTGCCATAACTTGTGTCCCCCATAAAAcggaagtgtgtgtttatgtgtgtttaaggAATGATGGCTGCAATACATGTGTTGAGTATTTGTGCCCTAAACAAATTGATCAGTCTGTTCTCACTCTGTCCCTGACTGTCTTCTTCTCTTGTTCttcttctgtgtttttttccctgccATTTCCTCCACTTTTTCCCTCCACTTCTGAAAACTCAATTTTACAGCTGCTTAACATAATTCCAGAGTATCGTGGATGTGAGGAGCGTATGAAAATGCCATCTCGTTATGCCATCTCGTCATGATGGCAGGCTCTGCCTGCTGAGGCTATTGAAAAGATGCAGGCTGATTTATTTGTTTTGCCGAGCAGAAGCACTTAGCTACTGTGCCGGCTTCGGCCTCTATCTCAAGGGTTGAGATGAGATGGAACCCTTGCACCTGGTGTCAGCACAACAATGACACTgcattaaaaagaaaaagaaaaaaaatgaacaaaCGCTCCACATGGACTCAATTTTTCTGTGGTTTTCAGGACGTTCGTGCTCCAAATAGCTGTTTCAGAGAAGCCCTTCAACTGCTGTCCCTGTCTGTTACCCTGTAAAATCACTGTACCAATTCTTGCAGGGAAAAGTCAGTCTGGTGGAGAGATTGAGGGATGAGGGAAAGTAAAGGTGTTAACTTGCACAACTCGTAATTTTCAAGGTGAAATTTTCTTTTAACTCACTGCACATCCCAAAGCCCATGTAGAATATCTATTAGTTCAATAAAAGTCTAAAACAGCCTTGGCAACACCTTATAGGTGCCGGATGGGCGACATAAATATTTAATGCCTCAAAGccattgtgattttttttttttgctgagacTAGCTCGATTTCAAGCATGGCCAATatcattacattttttattattatttttatttggcCCCTACATTTTCGTCACCTTCCTCAATGTGCCAGACAGCTTGAGTGCCTGGTGTCTGTGCTTGTAAATCTTGCCTTGGTCTTGTTCTGCCCTGGTGCGGAAGACGACTTTAAATTTCCCTTTTAATTTTCTTTCCTCATTATTTCGGGGTTGTGGTACTGATTGATCACATAATGAATGGGTTGTAAAGAGacaaacagtgctgcttgaCTGGTTAATATCAATTTGATTAGGTTAATGAGAGTATGAAGGACTTTAAAACTGAGTTGTATTTTGGGGGtgactttttaatgttaaaaaatCTAGGTATTGAATCAGAAGGCAACCACACAGTCCTGTGTTGTGCAAGCATTTCTGGATGCCCCTTTGCATACATGTGCTACTGAAAATATTCACGTGTTTGTAATGATTTGCCTGGAGGGCATAATCATCTGTCATTCTTCAGCCTCCACATCACTGTCATGCCAAAGGCTAGCACATTAGACAATTAGAAAGTTTTATAGCAAACATACCTACATACTAAGGGTATCATGGCTCCTCTTCATAGTTAGTTATTTAGTTATTGTAACTAATGTTGCTAggaaaaatgcattattataaTAGAGCCTGACTGTGTCACTGCTGCTCCTGTCATTGTGTTTGTTGTCCTCTCTCGACTGTGGTATTTGTGAGCTCCAGATTACTTGGCAGCAAGTGTGGCAAATCACTCTCTCCTATGAGTCACCCTGGGTCTGACAGTTAATGAGGTCTACtgaggtcccccccccccccccctcacacacacagacacacacacacacacacacacacacacacacatctgcctaACTCATAGAGCCCATCACACCCATGCATACAGGCATGAACACGTACTGACATCGACACAGTCACacaatataaaaacacagaaacacgGGAGTGAGGACCACAGGAGAAGACTGagacagagggaagagagagagagtggggaaagACTTTAACAGAGGGATGATGAGAGAAAAAGGAGTTTCAATGAAGCGACAGaagaaagatagagacagaAAAACGACAGAGGGAGAACGAGAGGAGtgggagacagagaagagagagaaagaaacaaagagagtgagtgagagtgaaagagagtccAAGGAAGTGAGAGAGGACATTAGCTAGCTTGCTGCGGTCCTGCGTCACACACACCGCAAAGAACgtcaagaaaagacaaattattTTACCCACTTAGTGTTTCGCCTCTGGAAGGAAAGCCAGAACATTATTGGGCTGAGAAAAGCCAGCCATCGAACTGCAAACTCATTCCACTGCAACGACCTGTAGATGTGCTTAAATCTTACCTCGCACCATATTCATTTAAAAATACCTCAACCACTATGCCTTCCTTTATTATTCACTATTACcacgtttatttttttaaacgtttttacacacacacacacaattggctGGTAGGATTCGTATCAAGGTTATGTGCAATTCATTTTGATGCAATTTGCCTTATTTCCTCAGTAATGACAAACGTTGAATTTCAAAAGCACCATTTTCTTCAGGGCTCATTTTAATGTTGTGTCATATGATGATGCAGCCATGGGTAGCGTGCCCTAATTCACCAATTCAATTTCGCTCACCTTATTACATTTCATTCAATCTTTTGCTCGGTGTCAGTTTAGCCATTTTCTACCCTGACATCTGGCTTGAATGCCTGCATAGGTAGATTAATCAGGCAGACATATTGGATGTATATTCACGTATAGATGTCAGACCACATTTTATTACAGTTTAGGATAAGACtcatttattttgttgttgttgtttttgcttactattTTTTCTGCAAATAGATTTGCTGGTTGATTTGGTGTTGTATCATAGACATCTTAGGGTTGTCATACGTTTCATAAACTATTgttagatgtatgtgtgtgtcatatttGATAAAATATAGTTCTGTATGTTTTAATGCACATAGCATCTTTTTCGTCTGAGTGTCTTATCCAAGGTTGCGGAGAATAATACTCAGTATGCTGTGCGTTTTATGTCCTCCCGAGACCATAATGGCCTCACAACCCACTCTGACTTCATTGAGAGTCAACTCTTGTCGTGATGTAATGACATTTATGCCTGCACTCTTGGGTAATATGGCTTTTGGAGAGAGAGTCACTCCAATATAGAATTATTTAATATAACCTTGACTCTGCTACCTGCTATCTGTAAACATTCTCTTTTGACCAGCGCCATCACATAATttaagataaaaacacttgcgtgcatgaggatgagtgtgtgtgtgtgtatgtgtctataaatgtgtgtgtatgtctgtgaatatgtgtgtgtgtgtgtgtgtgtgttaaaaaggAGATTTGTGCCAATAATCCACTCTGACTCATTCAGGCAGATAGCGTTGTGATTCACAAACTCTTGTGCTTGAACAGAGGGCTCTCAGTAGCTCTTGGGATATTGGCAATCAGCAGGTAAGTGACTATTAAAGGCTGATCCTCTCCACTCGTGCAGGAGCCTCGATTTTACTATCAGTACTCGAGTGGTCATTTTTacactttctctcctctttttcccaCAGGTCCACCTGTCAACGTAACATGCAACATTTTTATTAACAGCTTTGGGTCCATTGCCGAGACCACAATGGTAAGTCCAATCAGTCATTTTTTTCTGCCAATTAAATAGAATTGTATCGCCCATTTCTCTTCCACTAGTCAAATCTGCAATCAGTGATAGTGGCTATTAAAGAGCGGGGGAAAGGAGAAGTGTACAAGTCTGAACATTGTCATTAAATGTAATTCTCAACATTGGAATGGAAAAAAATATCTGTATCAAAAAATGGAGTGATGGCTCAAACATTTATCATTAAATAGAATTCCTAACCAGCCTCCTCCTGTGTCCTGGAGTTGTCGCTCTTCTGCTCGCGTGCAGCCTGACACGGGCCTTTTGACGCAAACGTACAGTGGCAGGGCTCTGCGCGGTCAGGTCACACTGCTCATGGTAGCAGCAAAGCGGAGCAAAGCGCAGCCTCTTGCTTCTCCAGCTTTCCCGACAAACAAGGTGTGGAGAGAATACAGAAGCCTCAGCTGGAGCGGCCCTTCACACCTATGTTTTCCCCTCCTTttgcttctcttctcttcccacAAAGTGTGTTCGGCGACTAACATTTAAGAGCCCCCAGATGCACTAAACACAGTGAATAAAAGGGGGGGGAAGTGATATGTGTTGGGGgttgttggggaggggggggggggggtaaaggcCCCTGATCTCAGAGGCTGGCCTGCACCAAGTCACTGGAGCTgtggaggggggaaaaaaatggcTGCAGACTGCAGAATCCTCTCATGCAGAACAAATGCTACATTTTCCAGGCTTTTTCTCCTCCACAAGCGGTGGAATTGATCCGAGTTGCTCGTGCTCTCGTTCACTTGGACGACAAGCAGAAAAAGACAGGGATGGAGTGAGGAAGAAGGCGGGgagggttgggggaggggggggggcaggagaggaagaggggaagatggagagagaaggaaagacagggtgaagagagagcaaaagagagagagagcttgagcACTAGATAGGATGGCATCGATAAATCTTTAGCGCATATAGGGCTGCGGATAACTGTCTCATGTGGTAATGATCCCACGACTTCGGCCCCGCTGTGTGTATCCGCGGGTCCCTTCGGCCCCTGTGTTGGCCTAATTGTTTACCCTTCTCAAAAGGTACGAGGCGCTGGGGGAGTTCGCTTGGCTATTTAATTAGCTCACCCGgctgtttcattttctttttcgaGGAGTGGGCGCATAAATTCAGAGGGCTGTCATTTGCGAGCTGACTTGGTTATGCTGGAGTCATGCGAATGAAGgaaactttttcttttttcctttctgtcttttttttttttaatatgtcATAGTCAGGATGGAGTTTGGCCCAGGGCTTGAATCACATTATGTGTGGGCAGTTGTCATAAATCAGTCCTGGATGCCTGGAGAAATCTTACCCAGATAGAGGTGTTATTTCAATCCCAGTATTCGCTCTTGCTGATGAACCTCTGGCACTGCACGCTTGTTTTTGCCAGATCAGACGATGGTTCAAAATAGCAGTGACTTTGCAgggggaggttttttttttcttccttaaGACGTCTTTTAGCTTGGTCCCTACTTTGACTCTAGAAAACATATGATAAATGAGCTAGGCATTGCTCTGCCGTACAAGGCATAATCCCATGGCATTTTTGCAGTGTTCGTGATTCAGCACTCCGTAACCCAGCATAGCAGATGTGTTTTCATAATAGGTGAGAAGTAACCTAAAAACCATTTGTGCTCATGGTAACAGCCCTGTAATCTAGTTAATTCACAGTAGCCAGTTGTGGCGCTGGCTCTTAATTAAAGCTATTCAATCATCAAAATCGATAGTTCTGTGCACACCAGATATCATTTGCTCTGAATGGCAAACATAATGACCTGGCCCAAGCTACTGCATTCTATCAAAACATTTTGAAATTCATTGGTTAAATGGGTCACCTTGCATTAGGATAATTGCTGGAAAACGTCCTTGAATGTTGTGGCTGATTGCCATTTTAAAGGTCACCCACCATATTTTCGCTGTGCTGATAAGTCATCCCAAGGTACATTACTACCCAGACAATTTAACGATCTTCCTGGAATGAAACAACTGCACGCCTGCATCAGGAGGAATTGACAATTACGGCTGCGTGTTTAGCTGAAATGCCACAACGTTAAGGGTGGCTATTTTTGCAGAGACCCCATTTGCTGCAGTATGTGAGCAAATAGCAATTATCTAATGTAAAATGGGGAAAAAGGGAGAAGACCATTTACTCCTGTTCTTTGGCTGGTACGGTTTGTAGCCAGCAGAAACAAAACCTTCAAAAAGGATAAAAGAGTACTATATAGCATATAAGGATACATGCTATAtagaatacattttttttaaaaatagagaTGATGATCATTCACTATTTTTTTCCGGGGGTGGACACCATGCCTCTCACAATATTTTTTCTTAAAAATTTTGCCACTGATTTCTGCACTAAATCCACCTGGTGCCCAGTGGTCTAATATGACAGTCCTGACAGTTGTGCTTTTTCGTGTCAACTTCAGGACTACAGAGTGAACATTTTCCTGAGACAGCAATGGAATGACCCCCGTCTGGCCTACAGCGAATATCCCGATGACTCCCTCGACCTTGACCCCTCTATGTTGGACTCCATCTGGAAACCTGATCTGTTCTTTGCCAACGAGAAGGGAGCCAATTTCCATGAGGTCACGACCGACAACAAGCTGCTGAGGATCTCAAAAAACGGCAATGTGCTCTACAGCATAAGGTGATGGAACCTGTCCCTTAGACTCTGCTACTGTCATACCACCGATCAATTAAGTGTTGCACTGTCAGTTACGATTCAACTAAAAACAACAGTACATCCCACCATTACTGCATTACTGCTTtacccaaacccccccccccccccacacgcgGTCTTTAACTCAAATTAGCATTTATCATTtgaaaaaaatctaaaaaataTTTGTGTCCCTCAGTAGTTTAAAAACTACATAGCTTGCTATGGCCCTGTTATAACAACTTAATGTTGGCTCAAGTATACCGCCCTCCTCCACAGTCCCCTATAGGTTTGTTGCTTGTCTTATATCTTTTCAGGGTAATATTACACCGTTGGGCACTCCCCTGTTAGATGGGATCGCAATAAATAGCTTTTGAGTTGGAAGAAAACAGGTTAAGCACATTCCCTACACTTGACACCATCAAATAAACCTCTCAGATTGAACCGGTCTCTGCTTGTGAGCTCAGACCGCTGTGGCTCTTGTGCACCGCCTGGTCGGAAAATTGCTGGTAAATAACTGTTACCGCTGCCACAGCGATGCTATCTCCGACCTCAGTAAGTGAAAAAGGCAGCTATGCTCTCCAGCTCTTTCTCtggatgatgtgtgtgtcagtttacaCGGCAGACAGGGCTTTATTGTTCAACACAATAAATATGGATCCATAGCGAACTCTAAGATGGGAGCAGAGCTCACAACTAccctaaaaaaaataaatatttatttttttctctatgCTTGCTATCTAACCTGTGAAAAGCCAATCCATTTTTAATATGAGAGCTCTAAACAGGCAGTAAAGaggctgcacagtggtgtgtgtgtgtgagtgtgtgtgtgtgtattgctgaTATCTGTTGCCTCCTGTCAACAGAATAACACTGATTCTGGCATGTCCGATGGACCTGAAGAATTTCCCCATGGACGTGCAGACTTGTATCATGCAGCTGGAAAGCTGTGAgtatctccctctccccccgcGTGCAGTGCGCGAGGGGGAGAGCATTTATTTTGTGCAACAGGGATGGATGTCCCGCAGGCGTGTGGAGGAGAAATGAGCACTGCAATGATTTAAGGGGAGACTCAGATGTAGACACAGCAGTCAATGAAGGTTGGGGTGGGCACGGCTCGTCTGGAACCTTCTGGCTGCTGTCTCTCCTGCATTTGTAGGGATTTTTaatttattctattttatttgatttgttgttttgttgttttcctcctttttgtttgtttgtttgttcataaGGAGTTATTCTCAGAAGTCCAGGATCTTTGTAGTTAATGCTCAGTAATTCTGAGCGAGCAAGTGGGTTTGTTACATAGTATTTATATACTCAGAGGCAAGGCATCAAGAAATATCACTCTGCTGTTGCCAGCTAGCCAGCCTGCAGAaaaattcttttttttcctttttcaatCTGTGAAATTTATCCTTGTTGCATTAACCACGACTATCCTCTCTGTGCATTTAAAAACTCTCTTCTCTAGTTGGATATACAATGAATGACCTCATATTTGAGTGGGACGAGAAAGGAGCCGTACAGGTGGCTGACGGCCTGACATTACCTCAATTTATactgaaagaggagaaagactTGCGGTACTGCACCAAGCACTACAATACAGGTTTGCTCCTTCCCCGCCATACGTACGCTGGTTCTTTCTTTTTGGAGACTATTTTGCATGTGaggctctctatctctctctctctctttctatttttgTCTTGCCGACCGAGTGCAGAGTAgcataccctcacacacacacacacactcactcacgctcacacccatgcacgcacgcacacacgcaaaggCAGAAGAAGCACGCAGTCTCTCGATTTCTGAGATGCACTGTtgcaaaagcaaaaaaaaaaaaaaagcccatgGATTGGTTAAACACAGAGAGATGTAGATCATAATCATTCTCCACTCATTCTTCATGGTCTCCTCAGTGCAGCTGAAAAACCATCTGTCCAGTCAACTCAGCCAGTGTGTGATATTACACAAGTAATAAATGGCAAAAGGGCTTGAAGGCTACTGAAGGCTTTCTTAGTTTACCAAAATAGCACTAAATTAGAGCAGATGGAAAACAATACcattgaaagagaaaaaatgtTACATAGGAAATACTAAATAAAGTCTTGTTCAAAACAGGAGCTCTTAAATGTTAGAAAAAATATCACAATCCCAGTCATGATCAGCTGCATTAACCATTTAGATGTACAAGAGCCAGCATGGCTCTGAGAGAATACAATTTATTTCAGAAATTCTCTTGACAGTGTGCTGTCACATTGCGACTGTCTGAATCCATTTCAATTTCTTTTTTAGAAACCGTCTATTGAAATACAGTATCTGCTCTGCGCTTTCTCCATTCCAAAATAAATCCCAGCAATTTAGGCGAGTTTGACACATAGTTCTCAGAGAATAGTGTCTCGTCTGGCACAAACGCGTATCGCACCACACCTTCGGGCATTCAACTCTCACCGTCGCATGGATTTAACTGTGGCATTAACGATGAAGATTAGTTTGTCTGAGACTGGGAAAACTTTGCAGGCGTACGGATACACACAAAAACCACACGTACTCTCTcgaacgacacacacacacacccacagatgcACGACACTCCCGGATAAGGCACATAAAGGGCAGGTTCAAACCTGGCACGCACTGAGCCACATAACGAGCTTGTGGTCAGAGTGCAGTGACTGCTGCAGTATGCTGTCTCTGCTCGTCATCAGTGTCAtcattcttttttcctttttttttttggttctcTTTTTtcggggagaggggggggatggCACAGACTCAGCGAAGGGGCCCCGAGTGGACCCCCCTGGCCgtcccctctccttccctccctaccttccttccttccttcctggaGATCATGTCTTCCTCAAAGGACTACCGCCGTTTCTTCACAACCAGCCCCCATTACCGCCCAGCCATACCGCACTGTGTGTACGtgctccgccgttccccagccaagtagtaaaaaaaaaaaaaaaagaaacgggAGGGGGGATTTCAAATGTCCTTCTCTtcttctatttatttttttattgttgtcctcctccttctccttcctcctcccgtcttctcctcagatttattAGAAGCCGTCTATTGTGATTTGCAGAGAACATTCCTCGGCATCGCTGCCTTGCACTTCAGCGTCCCCCGATGTTTACCTTACTCTTCCCGTCTCCaaacctacccccccccccctctctacctccctctcaccccccccccccccacccccaaaagtCCCAACCAAAACAACAAATGGCCCCCACCAACTCCTCGCCTCCCCTTATCTTTTCACCAAACCTTCTTTTTATTGTCCCCATCCCCTGTTGCGATTCCCCGGCTCCTAGTTGTCATTTTAATTATTGTGCTGGTGCAATGCAGTGTCACCACGGTGTATTATCACTTGTTATTCAGATGGTTGTTTTCGATCAGCAAACACGATTATCTGGGGAAAATTGTTGCCTTTCTCTCTCAGCTCTCTGAGGTACAGAACCCCACAGAGGAGAATTACtgggtgtcttttttttttgcctcagCGAGAAAGTCTGATTCTGATTTTTATATAGATGAACAGCACCTGGACTGCCCTGgagtgtgtttctctgtatAAATCAATGGCAATAGAACATTCTCCTTCCTCCCAAATTACccattgtgtttttgtgttctcctctgtgtctttttgtgtgcgtatgtacgtgtgtgtgtttgtatgtgtgcgtttaATATATTACTTCCCCTAACCCCACCttcaaaaaaacatacaaaaaacaaaaccaaaaaaccCCAATTCTGACCGCGATCATGAGTGGTTTCTGTATTGGCAGCCCAACAAACCGGCGGATACAGAAACCCCTGCACATTTGATCTCTCACACCCCCAGCCCGTCCCCGTTGATAGTGAAAGCATGCTTGTGTGTTCTGCACTATAGGAAAGTTCACCTGCATTGAGGCCCGATTCCATCTGGAGAGGCAGATGGGTTATTACCTCATTCAGATGTACATCCCCAGTCTTCTGATTGTCATTTTATCATGGGTGTCCTTCTGGATCAACATGGACGCCGCGCCTGCTCGAGTGGGCCTTGGCATCACCACGGTGCTGACCATGACCACGCAGAGTTCCGGTTCCCGCGCCTCCCTGCCCAAGGTGAGTCCGAAGCGAACGCTGCCCCGTTGGCTTGGGGGAGGTGGCATTGCGTGGTGTGGTGAAGGTGAGGTGGTTGAAGGTAGATGGTGAACTGGTGGAAGGATTTCTGTGATGTCTGAGGTCAAACATCTAAATGTCGTCCAGGATGTCTGGACATACAGTAAGGATTGGAAGTAGTTGAGTTTCCATCCAACATTCTGATGCATTTTTGACCATTCAAACAGTCCAGAGTGGAACGCTCCAAATTCTTAGAAGTCGATTTAAAACTGATTAACGAAGGAAATAGTGTAACTGAAGTTGATAGAAAGGGTTTGCACATTTGCTGAGATTGCATTCATTGTTTCTCTTAACATTGTCCTGACAACCCACAGCTGTTCACAGCTTATCGCTTGATATTGGGAGTTTCCATTCTATTTTGCATATCAAAGCGGGTGCAAATGTGGACAGACTAAAATTTCTATAGCTGAATATTCATAAATGTGCTTAAAATGAGTTGGCTGGGAGttgtaaatcaacatgtatcCAGAAGGTGCCTTTTGAATGCAGGATCCAAGGAGGGTCAGCAAATGTTTTTTACAGATTACGCTCTGCATAGGTTGCCTTCGTCATTGGGGGCTACTCTTCAATAGCAATCTGCTGTTGGGAAGGGTTGCCAAAAGTGCCACTTTACTGAGGACAAAAACTAATTGTCACCCCTAGAGTTTGCCAAGTAACTTTGGCAATGTCTGGATGGACTATGCacactggcgtgtgtgtgtgtgtgtgtgtatgtgtgtgtgtgtgtgtgtgtgtgtgtctaacataGGGATGCACAAATGAGCCGTGGATCTAACTGGTTGATGTGGTACTGGATCACTGGTGTTACGAGGCTGTTTGCTGGTATGGTCCCCGGAGATCTTGTTAAGATCAATAGCATCATTAACTCCGCTAAGCACAAGGACATGTCAGCCAAACACCTGGCTGCCACAACAGCAAACCTTTCAATGTGACAATGACCCCCAATCATATCAACACTAGACCTTGCACTAAAAAAAACTGAAACCTTAATATGACATGAAGAGCATCCAGGCGGTACAGACTAAGCCGGTACATTGACCTGGTGGTAGGCCTACCTGGTGCCTTGGATGTGGCTGTGGCCATTCACCGAGCATCTGTTTGCCATTTCCACCTCTAACATTGGGACTGCATGCCCTTCCTGGCCAGAAGCAAAGGCAGTAGCCTGGGTGGAACAATGAATCATTATCCTGCCTATGGTCATCACTGACCTTATTAAATCTCATTGGAAAAGGGTATGATTCTATGTGTGTTGGAATAATGGAAGACTTAACTGAGGACGTCAGAGGTCGTCggtaatattgaatattttgATAAATTCACTTATAATTGATGATCAAATATTTATTGAGTTTAATAATTGTTCATTTATCTCACAGGTTGAATG belongs to Alosa sapidissima isolate fAloSap1 chromosome 20, fAloSap1.pri, whole genome shotgun sequence and includes:
- the glra1 gene encoding glycine receptor subunit alphaZ1 isoform X1, yielding MLLIPTKMYRVNALGIYLWETLVFFSLAASKEAAARKASTPMPPSEFLDKLMGKVSGYDARIRPNFKDPHGPKPDGTHKKGPPVNVTCNIFINSFGSIAETTMDYRVNIFLRQQWNDPRLAYSEYPDDSLDLDPSMLDSIWKPDLFFANEKGANFHEVTTDNKLLRISKNGNVLYSIRITLILACPMDLKNFPMDVQTCIMQLESFGYTMNDLIFEWDEKGAVQVADGLTLPQFILKEEKDLRYCTKHYNTGKFTCIEARFHLERQMGYYLIQMYIPSLLIVILSWVSFWINMDAAPARVGLGITTVLTMTTQSSGSRASLPKVSYVKAIDIWMAVCLLFVFSALLEYAAVNFIARQHKELLRFQRRRRHLKEDEAGEGRFSFAAYGMGPTCLQAKDGIAIKGNNNNAPASNNPPEKTVEEMRKLFIGRAKRIDTVSRVAFPMVFLIFNIFYWITYKIIRIEDVHKQ
- the glra1 gene encoding glycine receptor subunit alphaZ1 isoform X2, whose amino-acid sequence is MLLIPTKMYRVNALGIYLWETLVFFSLAASKEAAARKASTPMPPSEFLDKLMGKVSGYDARIRPNFKGPPVNVTCNIFINSFGSIAETTMDYRVNIFLRQQWNDPRLAYSEYPDDSLDLDPSMLDSIWKPDLFFANEKGANFHEVTTDNKLLRISKNGNVLYSIRITLILACPMDLKNFPMDVQTCIMQLESFGYTMNDLIFEWDEKGAVQVADGLTLPQFILKEEKDLRYCTKHYNTGKFTCIEARFHLERQMGYYLIQMYIPSLLIVILSWVSFWINMDAAPARVGLGITTVLTMTTQSSGSRASLPKVSYVKAIDIWMAVCLLFVFSALLEYAAVNFIARQHKELLRFQRRRRHLKEDEAGEGRFSFAAYGMGPTCLQAKDGIAIKGNNNNAPASNNPPEKTVEEMRKLFIGRAKRIDTVSRVAFPMVFLIFNIFYWITYKIIRIEDVHKQ
- the glra1 gene encoding glycine receptor subunit alphaZ1 isoform X3 produces the protein MDYRVNIFLRQQWNDPRLAYSEYPDDSLDLDPSMLDSIWKPDLFFANEKGANFHEVTTDNKLLRISKNGNVLYSIRITLILACPMDLKNFPMDVQTCIMQLESFGYTMNDLIFEWDEKGAVQVADGLTLPQFILKEEKDLRYCTKHYNTGKFTCIEARFHLERQMGYYLIQMYIPSLLIVILSWVSFWINMDAAPARVGLGITTVLTMTTQSSGSRASLPKVSYVKAIDIWMAVCLLFVFSALLEYAAVNFIARQHKELLRFQRRRRHLKEDEAGEGRFSFAAYGMGPTCLQAKDGIAIKGNNNNAPASNNPPEKTVEEMRKLFIGRAKRIDTVSRVAFPMVFLIFNIFYWITYKIIRIEDVHKQ